The Anopheles maculipalpis chromosome 3RL, idAnoMacuDA_375_x, whole genome shotgun sequence genomic sequence GATGTAGGATGGTGTCGGACGGTTTCACCGGTACGGTGATTGTGTCCGCTGCGAACGGTATCTGTATCGCGGTTTGGCCAGGGATGACGGTTGCTTCCTTCATACCGTACAGACAGTGTGCGGCGGTCAGTATGTATCGGTCGGCTAGAATCGATCCACCGCAGAGTGTATCGGAACCGTCGGCAAAGATAAGGATGATGGCTACCAGATGGGGGAACTGTTCGTTGGTGGCGATTGATCCACCGGCCACTTTGCTTACCGCGGGGCGATCGATGATGAGCTGCGGACGGTACACCATGGTGGATGCGGTCGATAAAAATGAGGAGGCTGACGAGGACGCCGACGATGGTACGGACGCATTATGAATTGTCGTCCAAAACATGCCCATTTTCGAGGGTTTCGAGCGTCGCAGCACTGGTGAGGTTTCTCCATGGGAGGCGCACAGTATCAGGCACAGTAGAAAACACGGTATCACGATACACGAGGCAGCTAGTAAGGAGGACATCCTGAACGTAAATGGGGAAGCTCTCGCTTCGCGTTCCGATCTGCTGAAACGGTCACCCGAATGGTGTGGAACAGTTTTATCGGCAATTTGCGATATCTTTGTCTTTTTGTAGTTGAGCGATACCGGGACAGAGTACTGTCGcttctgctggtgctgctgctgctgctgctggtcgatCTCGACACGACGATAAGATTGTTTCTCCGCCCGAGTCCCGATCTCGGAAGTTGTCAATCAACGGCCACCGTGCGTCACCGAAGGGTTAATATAAGGTTGGAGTGCTTTGTATTCTTGGTCTTGTGCTCCAAGGTCTTGGCTTGATAGTGCGGTGTT encodes the following:
- the LOC126560966 gene encoding brachyurin-like — its product is MSSLLAASCIVIPCFLLCLILCASHGETSPVLRRSKPSKMGMFWTTIHNASVPSSASSSASSFLSTASTMVYRPQLIIDRPAVSKVAGGSIATNEQFPHLVAIILIFADGSDTLCGGSILADRYILTAAHCLYGMKEATVIPGQTAIQIPFAADTITVPVKPSDTILHPGFDPVDILNDIALIRLPKPLTFSSRVQPIRLPSWTNAYTDLTGYDSIVSGWGAQSNDDFAELTDEMKLELRYATNTIVSNEVCYRVYGSIIRDQQICVAGEGGRNPCQGDSGGPLTVKFDGQRLTQVGIVSYGSTLGCQNGVPGVYTRVSSYVEWIVYHTGIVA